The following proteins are encoded in a genomic region of Takifugu rubripes chromosome 9, fTakRub1.2, whole genome shotgun sequence:
- the rassf7a gene encoding ras association domain-containing protein 7 codes for MELKVWVDGVVRVVCGLSKETSCQDVVIALAQAIGQTGRYVLIQRLRDTERQLLATEKPLESLAKLGQHGSEVQFFLRRTGPSTTDGPSSKQDKLPPILLPKHPEPELLKRNQPKKALTFNLGPSISPRTPAQQSNRPLRDSPELRASPSHSPSPVPSHMSSPSPSPPVGPSKEEVFRKVLQQQERLKAFEAQMDALERESQSLERSHPSPCPSPVSSDHFQEDLDALEQVLRKNQAELAHEQYWEEELQAETEKERGMRRKLGELHAKLDDCGRRLHEFSVRSAQLEQDIQRESRAEGKAPRPQESLDEVKTELKNQEAHGTDLEEQRSETDVALRKAESLLQVKQEELEELNKELRQCNLQQFIQQTGVLPAHTHSRTGLQEQLEQLELAHLLQDGYNNRESPPRPTAKQFLGHPRNLQNPLVSSLNPEVLTSSESSWR; via the exons ATGGAGCTCAAAGTGTGGGTGGATGGAGTCGTGCGGGTTGTCTGCGGCCTGTCCAAGGAGACGTCCTGCCAGGACGTGGTCATTGCTCTGGCCCAGGCCATCG GTCAAACGGGTCGTTATGTCCTGATCCAGCGTCTTagggacacagagagacagctCTTGGCTACAGAGAAGCCCCTGGAGTCTTTGGCCAAACTGGGCCAACATGGCAGTGAAGTTCAGTTCTTCCTTCGCCGCACTGGTCCAAGCACCACCGATGGACCCAGTTCAAAACAAGACAAGCTGCCCCCCATTCTGCTGCCCAAACACCCAGAGCCAGAGCTGTTAAAACGCAACCAACCCAAGAAAGCACTCACCTTCAACCTGGGCCCATCCATCTCTCCTCGAACCCCAGCCCAACAGTCTAATAGACCTCTTCGGGACTCTCCGGAGCTAAGAGCTTCCCCTTCCCATTCTCCAAGTCCTGTCCCCTCTCATATGTCCTCCCCCTCACCCTCACCGCCTGTTGGACCATCCAAAGAAGAAGTCTTTAGAAAAGttcttcagcagcaggagagactGAAAGCATTTGAGGCCCAGATGGACGCCCTAGAGAGGGAGTCACAGTCCTTGGAGCGTTCCCACCCATCTCCGTGTCCTTCACCAGTCTCCAGTGACCACTTCCAGGAAGATCTGGACGCTCTGGAGCAAGTACTGAGGAAGAATCAAGCCGAGCTTGCCCATGAACAATACTGGGAAGAGGAGCTTCAGGCAGAGACCGAGAAGGAAAGGGGAATGAGAAGGAAGCTAGGAGAGCTTCATGCCAAGCTAGATGACTGTGGACGGAGACTCCATGAGTTCTCTGTCCGCTCTGCTCAGCTAGAGCAGGATATTCAACGTGAGAGCCGGGCCGAAGGGAAAGCCCCCCGCCCCCAGGAGTCACTGGATGAGGTGAAAACAGAGCTAAAGAACCAGGAAGCTCATGGGACggatctggaggagcagcggtctGAGACTGACGTGGCTCTAAGGAAGGCCGAATCTCTGCTGCAG GTcaaacaggaggagctggaggagctgaataaGGAGCTGCGGCAGTGCAACCTGCAGCAGTTTATTCAACAGACTGGTGTCCTGCCAGCACACACCCACTCACGCACGGGgcttcaggagcagctggagcagttAGAACTGGCCCATCTCCTGCAGGACGGCTACAATAACAGAG AGTCGCCGCCTCGCCCCACTGCCAAGCAGTTCCTCGGACACCCGCGCAACCTTCAAAACCCTCTCGTGTCCAGTCTCAACCCcgagg